The DNA sequence AAAACTATCTAGCAACCAAAGAACTCTATGCAAGCTCGCTATCACCTTCTTGATTTTCACTATCTTCAAAAAAAGAATAGGAAACGAAAGGACGAAACTTCTTTTGAAGCTCCCTAGGGAGGTGAGCCTCAACAACTAAAATATCTTCTTGATATCTATGAGAGATAACAAGGCCTGCATCACAAAGTTCTGTGAACCTGCCATATTCTTTATAGGGAAAATTCAAGATTACATGCAGACTTTTCTCTCGAATTATCTCTGCCATTACGGTAAGAAGATTCTGAATTCCCTCGCCAGTTTTTGCTGAAATTAACACTGGACGTGAAGAAAACAAGCGCAATTTCGTGGACAATACGCCTTCAGAGAGCCTATCCACCTTGTTCAACACCGTAATTATCTTAGGTTTCTCAACCCCCAATTCTTTAAGAAGATCGTAAGTTGTTTGCACATGTTCTAAAGCTAAGGGATGTGAAGCATCTACAACATGAAGGAGAACATCTTCATGGAAAGCTGCCTCTAAGGTACTCTTAAATGCTGCTACTAAAGTATGAGGTAGCTTTCGAATAAAACCCACGGTATCAGTAAGAAGAACGTGGCGCCCCCCGGGAAGTACGCACCTACGAGTTTTAGGATCCAGAGTAGCAAACAATTTATCCTCAACATACGTTCCTGCTGAGGTTAGCAAGTTTAACAGAGTGCTCTTCCCTGAATTTGTGTATCCTATTAAAGCAAAGGTAGGGATTCCTCGTCGGGATTTCACTTTGCGTCGTTCTGCACGTTGTTTCATCACAGATTTTAGCTGTGCCGAAAGTTTGTGAATGCGCTCACGCACCATCCTACGATCTAATTCAATTTGCTTTTCCCCTTCCCCCTTAACAAACCCTCCACTACCACCTCCTCCTGACTTTTGTCTAGAAAGGTGACCCCACATTCTTTTTAGACGAGGAAGGAGATAGCGCGCTTGTGCTAATTGGACTTGGATATTTGCCTCTGCCGTAAGAGCACGACTTGAAAAAATTTCTAAAATTAGCTCTGTCCTATCTAAAACCACGAGTCCCAAGCGTTTCTCTAAATTCCGTTGCTGAGACGGTGTAATTTCCTCATCTATAATTAAAGTTCCTATAGAGGGGAGCTCCTTCAAGACTTCCTCAATTTCCTCTAGCTTCCCTGTATTGATGTATGTAGAAGCAGAGGGAACCTTTAAAATCCAAGAATGAGTCTGTAAAACTGAAATGCCACAAGACTCTGCAAGCGCTACCAATTCATCTAAGTGTTCTTGAACCATCTGAGGATCTATCTTATTCTGATAGCATGCTATTGCTAGAGCTTGAGAGGCATCTTGTTCTTTACGGGGAAGATCGAATCTCATTCCCAAAGAAAGCCCAGAATATCGCGAATCTTGTTCCTCACTTTTATTATCTAAATTTTCCATAGAACCTCCATCCCATCATAGGCAAATGTCACCTGTTCATGCTGATGGCGTTCCGCTTCTAAACAATGACTTATATGTGTAATAATCAAATTACTTACCCCTGCATGATCAGCAAAGTCTCTAACCTCTTCTACAGTAAGGTGAGAAGTCTTATATCCTTGAAAGGCAAGAGGAATCTCCGAGGGACCCGCTGATACAATTAATGTGTCTACATTA is a window from the Chlamydia serpentis genome containing:
- the hflX gene encoding GTPase HflX, translating into MENLDNKSEEQDSRYSGLSLGMRFDLPRKEQDASQALAIACYQNKIDPQMVQEHLDELVALAESCGISVLQTHSWILKVPSASTYINTGKLEEIEEVLKELPSIGTLIIDEEITPSQQRNLEKRLGLVVLDRTELILEIFSSRALTAEANIQVQLAQARYLLPRLKRMWGHLSRQKSGGGGSGGFVKGEGEKQIELDRRMVRERIHKLSAQLKSVMKQRAERRKVKSRRGIPTFALIGYTNSGKSTLLNLLTSAGTYVEDKLFATLDPKTRRCVLPGGRHVLLTDTVGFIRKLPHTLVAAFKSTLEAAFHEDVLLHVVDASHPLALEHVQTTYDLLKELGVEKPKIITVLNKVDRLSEGVLSTKLRLFSSRPVLISAKTGEGIQNLLTVMAEIIREKSLHVILNFPYKEYGRFTELCDAGLVISHRYQEDILVVEAHLPRELQKKFRPFVSYSFFEDSENQEGDSELA